A region of the Pyxicephalus adspersus unplaced genomic scaffold, UCB_Pads_2.0 Sca1119, whole genome shotgun sequence genome:
TTCTGGGCCTGGTAGTTGCCATCTACAATTGTGTGACCAAGGTCTGAAACCTGTTGCCTTTGCCATTAAAGTCTGCCACTTCTTACAGGGTTTTCTAAAGAAGACCTGGTGGGTGAGCTTACACTCCACACCTCTGGCACCACAGTCATGCTCCTACGTACCTTGTTCCTTCTGCTTTCAGTGGATTTGGATTTCTGATCAAAACTTGGGGAATGGGGTAAAAACCCTTCATTTTTCTATATCACTTAGAGATGGAAATGGAAAATGTTCCAAAAGCAGATTAAATTTCCACTCCCTTCCATGTTGAATATGTTTCCCTCTCAGAGCTGGACATAGGAAACTCCATTTGAGAGTGTGACACCATCATTGCACTTGTGGCAGCTAGCTGGAGCTGGTTACAATTGCAGAGATAGCTCTACTCCAGAATCCCTAAGAGATGAGGGCAGGCCAGGGCCgaggattaaaaaaatgtgtgcttgGACACTCCAGCAGGACAGGGCCACCAAGACAACATGACCTGAAATCAATGTTTCAGAAGCAGTTTGTTGCTCATAGGAGGGGACACACTTTGGTTTTTGACCTTGAAGCACCCAGGAATTCGTCTTGAAACTGGGTATAGTCTTATCATACCACTAAATTTGGCAGCAGCCTTGCAAAATGAACATATGAGACTGTTTTTAGCATTAGCCTGATACAGAGATGCTCAGTTTTAACCTACTTCAGCAGGTGGTGTGGTCCATTATTGAGTAACACCCCCTTGCTGATTTGCAAGGATAAAGGCATATTGTCTTGTAAGCAGGAAGATGCACACTGCCGAAGAATCATGCAGCCAAACTTTCAAGGCCTTGTCATTATTTCAGTAGAAGTAACTGACTTTCTGTTCCTTTACTTGGAGAATCTGTTTCTCCCTTCCAAAAATAGCAAACTCTGTcttcctttttctgctttttactgTCAGTATATTCAGAATTTGTTCTTTTATGTCCTGTTTTATGTACTAAAAATAAATCAGGACATTTGATTGGTTACTATAACAGTTTATGTAGATGTTTATTTGTACTTGCTTTCTGCTAACTCCTGTTTTTTATACTTGTTCTCAGGTCAGAGCGGTTTGGGAAAATCCACACTGGTGAATACGCTTTTCAAATCCAAAGTAATTCGTAAAACTCCTGGTGCCGGCATCCCCAAAACATTGGAGTTAAAAGCCATCAGCCAAGGTGAGAAATGATCCAGATTATCAAACTGCACCAACAGGAGAAAGACAATATATGGTCAATAGTATGTGGACAACCCTCCAAATTATTGGGTTTGGGTGTTAGCGAGTTCTGTTAAttcaataacattttctttttgtgtgtttccAAACTTGTGGTAAGAATTTGCAGGAGGCTCTTTTCTGCAGAATGACTATTTCTCCTGCTGAACactgttttattaaattgaaaCGCTTGTCACAGGCTAGGACTTCTCGTCCATCATCAGaacctgacctcacaaattcTATTTTGGCGAAATTCTCACAAAGGCACCATAATCATGTGAGAATGCTTCCTAAAGGGGTGGAGAGGAGCTCCTTATATTTGTAAGGGGTTGGAGCATATAGGTATAAattatataggtgtgatggtctgCTAACAATGGaccattgttatgtaaacacgtcaaatgattcttgtccaataatcacctcaggcctgatatcggaccagaatctggagtgtatacagcactcgttctGACTGTGTTTGCCATCAATCTTAACAGTGTCAATAAATGTTAACTAAAATGAGATGGTAAAGTCTACAGTTGTGGAaagagacatttttaaaaaaaggagggaTGGTTAATGACCAATAGATAGGCATACATTGACTAGACCTGACTCTCTCTACTCTCTGCAGTAATCGAGGAACGAGGGATGGAGATGAGACTTACCGTCATTGACACACCAGGATTTGGAGATCAGATCAACAACCAGAACTGGTaggaaaaatgtgataaaatatttcattaattttccctttctttctaaATCAATAGGGTAAAAAGCCATTACCTATTTCTTTTCCAAAATCTTAGTTCTTGACCGTGAACACCTATACATATCACCTTTCTAATTTGCCTTTACATTTTAGCTGGGACCCGATTATCAAATACATCCACGAACAGTACGAAAAGTACCTAAGAGAAGAGATTCTGGTGAACCGGAAGCGTCGTATTCCTGACTCCCGCATCCACAGTTGTATCTACTTCATCCCTCCGACAGGCCATTGGTAAGTGCCAGCTAGTTTAGGGAATTGATTATTTTCTCTTAGATAATACTTGCACAAAAGACCATATCCCACTAGCCCCATTGGCAAAGTTCTCCAAACTTTACCGGTGACATTATGCCTTTGTCTCACTCTATTGCTGTTCCCCTGCTAGTGATTGAAATTTTGCAGCATTTCATCCATCGATGGAGTTCTTACCATTAAACAAAGTGATGATTCATTTCTGTGATTCCCCACTGTGTTATGACCCAAATTTCATTCCTGCTGCCCTACTTTTTACCTGCTTCTTGTGTAAGGTAAATGGATAGCGCAAACCTGTGACTTTGCTGCAAGTACAATGAATGTATTGCACTTGATTAGGGTTAACTAAGGGTTAATAAATGAGAAGGACTTGTTAAGGACTTTATTTACAGAACTATTATGTAGCTGACATTTAATCTGGCTAGAATTTGCCTTTCCAGGTTCTATTCTATTCTTTAATGTTCTTCCCCTAATAAGCTGGAACAGGCTTACTGTATCTCCTCCACCCACCCATAAAGATTGGCAGAGCATACAAGTTAT
Encoded here:
- the LOC140321176 gene encoding neuronal-specific septin-3-like, encoding QSGLGKSTLVNTLFKSKVIRKTPGAGIPKTLELKAISQVIEERGMEMRLTVIDTPGFGDQINNQNCWDPIIKYIHEQYEKYLREEILVNRKRRIPDSRIHSCIYFIPPTGHWLRPLDLEFMKRLGRIVNVVPVIAKADTLTLEEREEFKQRIRKDLQAHGISVYPQPELDEETTETLLNNKIR